A portion of the Halobacillus ihumii genome contains these proteins:
- the cobT gene encoding nicotinate-nucleotide--dimethylbenzimidazole phosphoribosyltransferase, giving the protein MTATKLSAFSIPELDKYVGRRVKSHVDSLTVPLGSLGRLEELVVELAEMTGSAFPEVSRPGVIVFAADHGVTAEGVSAYPKEVTEQMVRNFLNDGAAINVLSRSIDAYFDIVDIGIDSDFAGKGLTVKKVRRGTGNFAKENAMTRNEAIETLEIGYEQGKKMIEQGAKCLILGDMGIGNTSASSAIISVVSGEQIDTLIGRGTGLTKESLVHKKNIIEKAIEDRKPNRHDPIDLLSEVGGLEIAGIAGAMLAAASYRVPILVDGFISTTAAVIAKMISPRVIDYMFVGHQSIEPGHRKAIELLEKQPLINMRMGVGEGTGAAVAFPILKSATLLLKEMATFESAGVSSKDNK; this is encoded by the coding sequence TTGACAGCAACTAAATTATCGGCTTTTTCCATCCCTGAATTGGATAAGTATGTCGGTAGACGAGTGAAAAGCCATGTAGACTCGCTCACTGTACCGCTTGGCAGCTTAGGTCGGCTTGAGGAGTTGGTCGTCGAGTTGGCTGAGATGACCGGAAGTGCATTTCCGGAAGTTTCAAGACCTGGTGTAATCGTATTTGCAGCCGATCATGGTGTGACGGCTGAAGGAGTTTCGGCTTATCCAAAAGAGGTAACCGAACAAATGGTCCGCAATTTTCTAAACGATGGAGCGGCTATAAATGTTCTAAGCAGGTCCATAGACGCTTATTTTGATATTGTCGATATTGGGATTGATTCGGATTTCGCTGGGAAAGGATTGACTGTTAAAAAGGTACGACGTGGGACAGGGAATTTTGCAAAAGAAAATGCTATGACACGGAATGAAGCCATCGAAACGTTGGAAATAGGTTATGAGCAAGGGAAGAAGATGATTGAACAAGGGGCGAAATGCCTGATTCTCGGTGATATGGGAATTGGAAATACGTCTGCTAGTTCGGCTATTATTTCAGTGGTGAGCGGTGAACAGATTGATACTCTTATAGGCAGGGGAACAGGTCTTACAAAAGAAAGCCTAGTACATAAAAAGAACATCATAGAAAAGGCGATTGAAGACAGAAAACCTAATCGACATGACCCGATTGATTTATTATCGGAAGTTGGTGGGTTGGAAATTGCCGGTATCGCGGGAGCCATGCTTGCTGCAGCCAGTTACCGCGTTCCAATACTGGTGGATGGCTTTATCTCAACGACAGCGGCGGTTATTGCAAAAATGATTTCGCCGAGAGTAATAGATTATATGTTTGTCGGTCACCAGTCTATTGAACCTGGTCATAGAAAAGCGATTGAATTACTTGAAAAGCAGCCACTGATCAATATGAGGATGGGAGTTGGCGAAGGAACAGGAGCAGCAGTTGCATTCCCTATCTTAAAGTCAGCTACTTTATTGTTGAAAGAAATGGCCACATTTGAATCGGCAGGTGTTTCTTCAAAAGACAACAAGTAA
- a CDS encoding GNAT family N-acetyltransferase, with protein sequence MLNMKSETEFSVIDGKKVEKFIFRPVDYEKDLEMLYEWMHQKHIAPFWKLNLPMAEFKEWLHKSIEAEHKDVYIGTFNGTPVCYLIAYSVKEDPIRNYYDYQKGDLGMHLLVGPRSFLNKEDGLSIIRAMIIFLFDQYGADRIIGEPDIRNRIVIPILKKLGGRVIDRIDLPQKKASLIVGGRLPVEEKLKEHGIRVEMTNKTAVPGSELV encoded by the coding sequence ATGCTCAACATGAAAAGTGAAACGGAATTTTCTGTTATAGATGGAAAGAAGGTAGAAAAATTTATATTCCGCCCAGTTGACTATGAAAAAGACCTGGAGATGCTTTATGAATGGATGCACCAGAAACACATTGCACCGTTTTGGAAACTAAATCTGCCAATGGCCGAGTTCAAAGAATGGTTACATAAATCAATTGAAGCGGAACATAAGGATGTTTACATTGGCACGTTCAACGGCACCCCTGTGTGCTATCTGATTGCTTACTCCGTCAAGGAGGATCCAATTCGAAACTATTACGACTATCAAAAAGGTGACTTAGGCATGCACCTGCTAGTCGGGCCACGTTCATTTTTAAATAAGGAAGACGGACTTTCTATCATCAGGGCGATGATTATCTTCTTGTTTGATCAATATGGGGCGGACAGAATTATCGGGGAACCGGATATCCGCAATCGAATCGTCATACCTATTTTGAAAAAGTTAGGTGGAAGAGTGATAGATCGGATCGATTTGCCGCAAAAGAAAGCCTCCTTAATCGTTGGGGGGAGACTACCTGTTGAGGAAAAATTGAAAGAACATGGCATACGAGTTGAGATGACAAACAAGACTGCTGTACCTGGGAGTGAACTGGTCTGA
- a CDS encoding group-specific protein produces MKFYVASSFKNIDNVRYLSEQLKSQGYVQTYDWTQHKKVSTLEDLKEIGQQEKNAVAESDFIVLLLPAGKGSHIELGLALGLNKRVILYSPSNEIDNFATTSTFYQLSEVEKFIGSLDGLVEFLTANAEETFKYTKHVHSVK; encoded by the coding sequence ATGAAGTTTTATGTTGCGTCAAGTTTCAAAAATATAGATAACGTACGGTACTTGAGTGAACAGTTGAAAAGTCAAGGGTATGTACAAACATATGATTGGACCCAGCATAAAAAAGTATCAACACTTGAAGACCTTAAGGAAATTGGTCAACAAGAAAAAAATGCTGTGGCTGAGTCTGACTTTATCGTTTTGTTATTACCGGCGGGAAAAGGGAGTCATATTGAATTAGGATTAGCACTGGGACTCAATAAAAGAGTTATCCTTTATTCACCCAGCAATGAAATTGATAACTTTGCTACCACTAGCACATTTTATCAGCTGTCTGAGGTTGAAAAGTTTATAGGTTCGTTAGATGGGTTAGTTGAATTTTTAACAGCTAATGCAGAGGAGACCTTCAAGTACACTAAGCACGTCCACTCAGTTAAGTAA
- a CDS encoding DUF1801 domain-containing protein, translating into MADKERTTEEVDQLIEGLPNDIQTIVLSLRKIILNSSPKLIEEYKWSMPNYSYNGLVCYLQPAKKHVNLGFHRGNELQDKDMNELLEGTGKTMRHIKVKKAEDIQPEAYTSLIQEAIALNEN; encoded by the coding sequence ATGGCTGATAAAGAAAGAACAACTGAAGAAGTTGATCAGTTGATTGAAGGATTGCCAAATGATATACAAACTATTGTACTTTCTTTGAGAAAGATCATCCTTAATTCTTCACCTAAGCTTATAGAAGAGTACAAATGGTCTATGCCCAACTATTCGTATAATGGCTTAGTTTGTTATCTTCAACCTGCCAAGAAACATGTTAATCTGGGTTTTCACAGAGGAAATGAACTTCAAGATAAGGACATGAACGAGTTATTAGAAGGTACAGGGAAAACAATGCGACATATAAAAGTAAAGAAGGCTGAAGATATTCAGCCAGAAGCTTATACTTCACTCATTCAAGAAGCGATAGCTTTGAACGAGAATTAG
- a CDS encoding PepSY domain-containing protein — MFRQRLTMEQAQDIALQRIPGQILHIDMDLEHGVLVYEIFILTSQNRVYEVEVHASNGNIIKIEQEDFD; from the coding sequence ATGTTTAGGCAAAGGTTAACGATGGAACAAGCACAAGATATTGCTCTTCAAAGGATACCTGGACAAATTCTTCACATCGATATGGATTTGGAACATGGGGTTTTAGTTTATGAAATTTTCATACTAACATCACAGAATAGAGTGTATGAAGTAGAAGTGCATGCAAGTAATGGAAATATTATAAAAATCGAACAAGAAGATTTCGATTAA
- the ddlA gene encoding D-alanine--D-alanine ligase, with product MGKIKVGLLFGGKSSEHEVSLQSAKNIMEAIDHEKYEVTLIGVDKQGNWHLTNNTQYLLNEDNPKFIELNKTNKNIAVVPGRENNQILNVNSSEAFEQLDVIFPILHGPLGEDGSVQGMIRMANIPYVGPNVLSSAICMDKDLAKRLLAASGFKVAKWISVKKSEKKYPAFEQVKEKIGTPFFIKPANQGSSVGVSKVQNETDYLNGLKTAMLYDHKVLLEENVIGREIECGVLGNEDPEASLPGEILTNGDFYSYETKYIDESGAILKIPADVSKEQEDMIRENSVKAFETLECQGLARVDYFLLENGELVINEVNTLPGFTKISMYPKLWEISGIKYPELIERLIELAIERHKADHELKNSVD from the coding sequence ATGGGGAAAATTAAAGTTGGCTTACTGTTTGGAGGGAAATCTTCAGAACATGAAGTGTCACTTCAATCTGCTAAAAACATTATGGAAGCCATTGATCATGAAAAATATGAAGTTACACTCATTGGCGTTGATAAACAAGGGAACTGGCATTTAACGAACAACACACAGTACTTACTCAATGAAGATAATCCTAAATTTATTGAACTAAACAAAACAAATAAGAATATTGCAGTTGTACCAGGCAGGGAAAATAATCAAATTCTCAATGTGAATAGTTCGGAGGCTTTTGAACAATTAGATGTTATCTTTCCTATTTTACATGGTCCTTTAGGTGAGGACGGAAGTGTGCAAGGCATGATTCGTATGGCCAATATCCCGTATGTGGGTCCTAATGTTCTTAGCTCAGCTATCTGTATGGATAAGGATTTAGCAAAAAGGCTTTTAGCTGCCTCAGGATTCAAAGTGGCTAAATGGATATCTGTGAAAAAGTCCGAGAAAAAATACCCTGCATTTGAACAGGTGAAAGAGAAAATAGGTACGCCGTTTTTTATTAAACCTGCAAATCAAGGTTCTTCAGTTGGTGTAAGTAAAGTGCAAAACGAAACAGATTACCTAAATGGATTAAAGACGGCTATGTTATATGACCACAAGGTATTGCTTGAAGAAAACGTGATAGGTCGAGAAATAGAATGCGGGGTATTAGGTAATGAAGACCCCGAAGCATCATTACCCGGCGAGATTCTTACGAATGGGGACTTTTATTCGTATGAGACAAAGTACATTGATGAGAGTGGAGCTATATTAAAAATACCAGCCGATGTAAGCAAAGAACAAGAGGATATGATACGCGAAAACTCTGTGAAGGCATTTGAAACTTTAGAATGCCAAGGCCTAGCAAGAGTCGACTACTTTCTTTTGGAAAATGGAGAGCTTGTGATTAATGAGGTCAACACGTTGCCTGGTTTTACAAAAATCAGTATGTATCCTAAGCTGTGGGAAATAAGTGGAATCAAGTATCCTGAACTGATTGAAAGGTTAATCGAATTGGCTATAGAGCGCCATAAAGCAGACCATGAGTTAAAAAATTCTGTGGACTAA
- a CDS encoding biotin/lipoyl-containing protein, translated as MTIHEVMPIKWDSREIVTSPIIGKVEDVCVKFGERIYEGQPLLVIKKEQGGLEQIAAGITGVIDALNVQKGDMVIHGHGLIFIRDDLD; from the coding sequence ATGACGATTCATGAAGTGATGCCCATCAAGTGGGATAGCAGGGAGATTGTAACCAGCCCTATTATCGGGAAAGTTGAAGACGTCTGTGTCAAATTTGGGGAGAGAATTTATGAAGGGCAGCCTTTATTAGTCATAAAAAAGGAACAGGGTGGTTTAGAGCAAATTGCAGCTGGAATCACTGGTGTAATCGATGCGTTGAACGTTCAGAAAGGAGATATGGTGATCCATGGGCATGGGTTGATTTTTATTAGAGACGACTTGGATTAA
- a CDS encoding YdeI/OmpD-associated family protein, protein MTHSKMNPKVDDYLKKAAKWQEEFEKMRNIALDCDELTEEFKWGHPCYTLDGKNIVLIHGFKEYCAFLFHKGALLRDSQGILIQQTENVQSARQIRFTNMQEIVEKEAILKEYINEAIEVEKAGLEVPKKDKKFTIPEELQAKFDEVPALKTAFEELTPGRQRAYILYFSKAKKPQTRESRVEKYMPHILDGKGLND, encoded by the coding sequence ATGACACATAGTAAAATGAATCCTAAGGTAGATGACTATTTAAAAAAGGCTGCCAAATGGCAGGAAGAATTTGAGAAGATGCGAAATATCGCTCTTGATTGTGATGAGCTGACCGAAGAATTTAAGTGGGGCCATCCTTGTTACACCCTTGATGGAAAAAACATAGTTCTAATTCACGGCTTTAAGGAATATTGTGCGTTTCTGTTTCACAAAGGTGCTTTATTACGGGATTCTCAAGGAATTTTAATCCAACAAACGGAGAATGTACAGTCGGCGCGCCAGATTCGGTTCACCAATATGCAAGAAATAGTGGAAAAGGAAGCCATCTTAAAAGAATATATTAATGAAGCGATTGAAGTTGAAAAAGCCGGGTTGGAAGTTCCTAAAAAGGATAAAAAATTCACTATTCCTGAAGAACTTCAAGCTAAATTCGACGAGGTCCCTGCCTTGAAAACGGCCTTCGAAGAATTGACGCCTGGACGGCAAAGAGCCTACATTCTTTATTTTTCTAAAGCCAAAAAACCCCAAACTCGAGAGTCAAGAGTTGAAAAATATATGCCGCACATTCTCGATGGAAAGGGATTAAACGATTAG
- a CDS encoding alpha/beta hydrolase, with amino-acid sequence MGVKTAVNPQVTQLLKTISEKMIELKHPPLDVLTPEQSREFYQAARSYFISIPVDGVTVEHTSIVSAKGHDLPARIYTPPGEGPFPVLVYFHGGGWVFGDLDSADNVCRYFSSKADIVVVSVSYRLAPEHKYPSAFHDAIESVKWAFSHVNKLNGDARRIAVGGESSGGNLAAAAVIFLKGDEHFQLSHQFLITPVLDYNFDTLSYQANYKFNLTNEKMRWFWGHYLNDSSEGSDVFVSPLKVTCAESLPETLLVTAEYDPLREEGFAYGERLKKAGVNVELLHYDDLVHSFINMVGTVDGAKQALDEMTIKLRELLHN; translated from the coding sequence ATGGGGGTTAAAACAGCAGTCAATCCGCAAGTAACTCAGTTGCTGAAGACCATCAGTGAAAAAATGATTGAACTGAAGCATCCACCCCTGGATGTGCTGACACCAGAACAATCAAGGGAGTTCTATCAAGCCGCCAGAAGTTATTTCATATCGATTCCGGTCGATGGTGTAACGGTAGAACATACTTCCATCGTTTCTGCAAAGGGACACGATTTACCAGCGCGGATTTACACACCTCCAGGGGAAGGTCCTTTTCCGGTTCTCGTTTACTTTCATGGAGGAGGTTGGGTGTTTGGAGACTTGGATAGTGCGGATAATGTATGTCGCTACTTTTCAAGTAAAGCTGACATCGTCGTTGTCTCGGTTAGTTATCGCTTAGCCCCTGAACATAAATACCCGTCCGCCTTTCATGATGCGATCGAATCCGTGAAATGGGCGTTTAGCCATGTGAACAAGTTGAATGGCGACGCAAGACGGATTGCGGTTGGAGGTGAAAGCTCTGGTGGAAACCTCGCAGCTGCAGCGGTCATCTTTTTAAAAGGTGATGAACACTTTCAGCTGTCCCATCAATTTCTGATTACCCCGGTATTGGATTACAACTTTGACACGCTGTCATATCAGGCGAACTACAAGTTCAATCTGACCAATGAGAAGATGAGATGGTTTTGGGGTCACTACTTGAACGATTCTTCTGAAGGCTCCGATGTATTCGTTTCCCCTCTTAAGGTGACTTGTGCGGAATCTTTGCCAGAAACGTTACTGGTAACTGCTGAATATGATCCTCTAAGAGAGGAAGGGTTCGCTTACGGAGAACGTTTGAAAAAGGCAGGGGTGAATGTAGAGCTATTGCATTACGATGATTTGGTTCACAGTTTTATTAATATGGTCGGGACTGTAGACGGGGCGAAACAAGCGCTCGATGAAATGACGATAAAACTTCGTGAGTTGCTGCATAACTGA
- a CDS encoding SDR family oxidoreductase — translation MQDKIAIITGANSGMGLATTVAMAKKGFQVIMVCRNPERGEDALQKAKTESGTDHIELMICDLGSLASIRAFANTFLERYCQLDVLINNAGVVSLKRETTSDGFESMMGVNHLGHFLLTNLLLDSLKSASEGRIVVVSSGAYKAGRIHFDDPHLSNRFSVWKGYAQSKLANILFTKEMADQLKDTNVTANCLHPGAVGTSLGVNRKTGFGKTIHALLRPFFLTPAEGAETAVYLATSPEVKHISGEYFYKKKTNSLPAKAQSKEMAEKLWNWSEQQVGLGN, via the coding sequence ATGCAGGACAAAATCGCCATAATTACTGGTGCAAATTCAGGAATGGGGCTAGCCACAACCGTGGCCATGGCTAAGAAAGGGTTCCAGGTTATTATGGTTTGCCGAAACCCTGAACGTGGAGAAGATGCATTGCAAAAGGCTAAGACAGAGAGCGGCACCGACCACATTGAGTTGATGATCTGTGATTTGGGTTCATTGGCGAGCATCCGGGCATTTGCGAATACTTTTTTGGAACGTTACTGTCAGCTGGATGTCCTGATTAACAATGCGGGTGTTGTGTCGCTGAAGCGGGAAACTACTTCGGATGGGTTTGAATCGATGATGGGAGTAAATCATCTTGGACATTTTTTGTTGACCAACCTGCTGCTTGATTCATTAAAGTCGGCCTCAGAAGGGAGAATTGTTGTGGTATCTTCGGGAGCTTATAAGGCTGGACGCATTCATTTTGATGACCCTCATCTTTCAAATCGTTTTAGTGTATGGAAGGGATACGCACAATCCAAACTGGCCAACATTTTATTTACAAAAGAAATGGCAGATCAATTAAAAGACACAAATGTAACAGCGAACTGCCTTCATCCTGGTGCTGTTGGAACGAGTCTTGGTGTCAATAGAAAAACAGGGTTTGGTAAAACAATCCATGCTCTGTTAAGGCCATTTTTTCTCACTCCGGCAGAAGGAGCAGAGACGGCAGTTTATTTAGCCACAAGCCCGGAAGTGAAACATATAAGCGGTGAATATTTTTATAAAAAGAAAACCAACTCTTTACCGGCAAAAGCACAAAGCAAAGAAATGGCAGAAAAATTATGGAACTGGAGCGAGCAACAAGTAGGCTTGGGCAATTGA
- a CDS encoding phosphotransferase family protein: MTHLEQRIKEKGWELLHKKIIDGAHAGRIFRIDVLDEENKRGTYIYKEFAAERNNEVGIYGALSNHITPFSKLIEVWDSSPQAILMCDLGSSLKITFDQLSIKDKRSLIVEILQRLSDLHTTNLNLPDSELITHRITSEWRNWCIEETEKLCAHHKWAEPEWVQTLEDTYKQLDLYNFEVRSPLVLTHGDPHLENIFRSKDQIWLIDWEWAAYGSPLRDITILLQDIYNPDLIQFVFESYRDILEAKKYFIEKEDYKKDFEFLYVDHTTMMLAWEIEKYFQGYTSEDEIKKITEFKIGEIRRIMMK; the protein is encoded by the coding sequence TTGACACATTTAGAACAGAGAATTAAAGAAAAAGGATGGGAGCTTCTTCACAAAAAAATTATTGACGGTGCTCATGCAGGTCGTATTTTCAGAATTGATGTGTTAGATGAGGAAAATAAAAGAGGAACATACATATATAAAGAATTCGCAGCTGAACGGAATAATGAGGTAGGTATATACGGGGCACTATCAAATCATATTACGCCGTTCAGTAAGTTAATTGAAGTTTGGGATTCCTCTCCTCAAGCCATTCTTATGTGTGATCTAGGGTCATCTCTAAAAATCACTTTTGACCAATTATCTATAAAAGATAAGAGAAGTTTAATTGTAGAAATCTTACAAAGGTTATCAGATCTACATACCACAAATCTCAACCTGCCTGATAGTGAATTAATTACTCACCGAATAACATCAGAATGGCGTAACTGGTGTATAGAGGAAACGGAGAAATTGTGTGCTCATCATAAATGGGCAGAACCTGAATGGGTACAAACATTAGAAGATACTTATAAACAACTAGATTTATATAACTTTGAAGTGAGAAGTCCTTTAGTTTTAACACATGGGGATCCTCATTTAGAAAATATATTCCGTTCTAAAGACCAGATTTGGTTAATTGATTGGGAGTGGGCGGCATATGGTTCACCCTTGAGGGACATAACGATTTTATTACAGGACATTTATAACCCTGACTTGATTCAATTTGTGTTTGAATCTTATAGAGATATTTTAGAGGCTAAGAAGTATTTTATTGAAAAAGAAGATTACAAAAAAGACTTTGAGTTTCTTTATGTAGACCATACAACAATGATGCTGGCTTGGGAAATAGAGAAGTATTTTCAAGGGTATACATCTGAAGATGAAATTAAAAAAATAACCGAATTTAAAATTGGTGAGATTAGAAGAATAATGATGAAATAG
- a CDS encoding aldo/keto reductase yields MGRSIPEITLNDGVTLPVIGLGTYKLNGNAGAQAINSAIDTGYRLIDTAYNYENEGTVGEAVRRSPIPREELRITSKLPGRYQEYDKAVTAIQESLYRANLDYYDLYLIHWPNPKQGLYVEAWQALIDAKKWGLIRSIGVCNFLPEHMEQLEKETGVKPSINQIELHPFFNQEQQRIWHEENNIKTESWSPLARANDVLQNETISKIAEHHNKTISQVILRWHYQLGSISIPKSSSPERQIENLSIFDFSLDETEMGMIAELTRPDGRMNDLDPAAYEEF; encoded by the coding sequence ATGGGTAGATCTATCCCAGAGATTACCCTTAATGATGGTGTAACTTTGCCAGTTATAGGATTGGGTACATACAAGCTTAATGGAAATGCAGGTGCCCAGGCGATCAATAGTGCAATTGATACAGGGTATCGACTGATTGATACGGCTTATAATTATGAAAATGAAGGCACTGTAGGTGAAGCCGTACGGCGCAGTCCGATTCCAAGGGAAGAATTAAGAATCACCTCTAAACTACCAGGTCGTTATCAGGAATATGATAAAGCTGTCACTGCTATTCAGGAATCCTTGTATCGCGCTAATCTCGATTATTATGATTTATACTTGATTCATTGGCCAAATCCTAAGCAAGGTCTTTATGTTGAAGCCTGGCAAGCATTGATAGACGCTAAAAAATGGGGACTGATTCGTTCGATTGGTGTTTGTAACTTTTTGCCCGAGCATATGGAGCAACTAGAAAAGGAAACCGGTGTTAAGCCGAGCATCAATCAAATTGAATTACACCCGTTTTTCAATCAGGAACAACAAAGAATATGGCACGAAGAAAATAATATTAAAACGGAATCCTGGAGTCCGTTAGCTCGAGCTAATGACGTGTTACAAAATGAAACGATCAGCAAGATTGCCGAGCATCATAATAAGACGATTTCACAAGTTATTTTGCGTTGGCATTATCAACTAGGCTCTATTTCAATTCCTAAATCTTCATCTCCTGAACGTCAAATTGAAAATCTATCAATTTTTGATTTTTCACTAGACGAGACTGAAATGGGCATGATTGCAGAGTTGACTCGACCGGATGGCAGAATGAACGATCTGGATCCAGCTGCTTATGAAGAGTTTTAA
- a CDS encoding VOC family protein: MKKIVPHLRIENCKEEIEYYQKVFGGEIKNTQLSDGIEMFKGHEGKYIHAELHINEHCILYMADVFGKKTVQGSDLLLGPDLDSEEEITRIYDELAKDGEVQMELQDTFWGAKHAIVKDRNGISWELNFTK, encoded by the coding sequence ATGAAAAAAATTGTACCTCATCTCAGAATCGAGAATTGTAAGGAAGAAATTGAGTACTATCAAAAAGTGTTCGGTGGAGAAATTAAGAATACACAGCTATCTGACGGCATTGAAATGTTTAAAGGCCATGAGGGGAAGTATATTCACGCAGAGTTACATATCAACGAGCATTGCATCTTATACATGGCTGATGTATTCGGTAAGAAAACTGTTCAAGGCAGTGACCTCCTTCTTGGCCCTGACCTCGATAGCGAAGAAGAGATCACCAGAATTTACGACGAGCTTGCGAAGGACGGAGAAGTTCAAATGGAACTGCAAGATACATTCTGGGGAGCGAAACATGCTATTGTTAAGGACAGAAACGGAATCTCCTGGGAATTGAACTTTACAAAATAA
- a CDS encoding GNAT family N-acetyltransferase: protein MINRYTISLSNDRLLLREISENDWVEVHKYASQEKVCQYQPWGPNTEQESQYFVNQILNDANKESRTRYVLAIVNKDSEEMIGAGEVNIRDFTNKTGEIAYIVHPDYWGKGIATDVARLLINFGFEELNLHRIYATCDPRNIGSIKVLERVGMTKEGRIREDMLIKDGWRDSLLYSVLEHERIE, encoded by the coding sequence TTGATCAACCGTTACACAATTTCACTTTCGAACGATAGATTATTGTTAAGAGAGATTAGCGAAAATGACTGGGTAGAAGTCCATAAATATGCATCACAAGAGAAAGTTTGTCAATATCAACCATGGGGGCCTAATACAGAACAGGAATCACAATACTTTGTTAATCAAATCCTAAACGATGCAAATAAAGAATCAAGAACAAGGTATGTACTTGCTATAGTTAATAAGGATAGTGAAGAAATGATTGGGGCTGGCGAGGTTAATATTAGGGATTTTACCAATAAAACCGGGGAAATTGCCTATATTGTTCATCCAGATTATTGGGGAAAAGGAATAGCGACAGATGTTGCCAGACTATTGATTAATTTTGGTTTTGAAGAACTGAATCTTCATCGCATATATGCTACTTGTGACCCTAGGAATATAGGCTCAATAAAGGTATTAGAAAGAGTAGGAATGACTAAAGAAGGGCGAATTCGTGAGGATATGTTAATAAAGGATGGCTGGAGAGATTCTTTACTATATAGTGTTTTGGAACACGAACGGATTGAGTAG
- a CDS encoding pyridoxine/pyridoxamine 5'-phosphate oxidase, which produces MKQTKDLLRSLKSLAGPFPDFHNEDLTDNPTDLFLQWLHLAIEEGVHEPHAMTLSTVDENGAPDARVLILKDVSRNEWYFSTSSTSRKGEQLQSNPKVALTFYWPEMGRQVRIRGTASEMATEENSKDFLERSSEARALALLRKQSKEMIQREDLDEALLGTNEWLKQNPNMVSPNWKLFAVLADEVEFWQGDPGRKHKRVQYLRNGGHWNHRLLWP; this is translated from the coding sequence ATGAAGCAAACAAAGGATTTATTAAGAAGCTTAAAGTCTTTGGCCGGCCCTTTCCCTGATTTTCACAATGAAGATTTAACCGATAACCCTACAGATTTATTCTTGCAATGGCTGCATCTTGCGATTGAGGAAGGTGTTCATGAACCTCATGCGATGACATTATCTACTGTTGATGAGAATGGGGCACCTGATGCGAGGGTCCTCATTCTAAAAGATGTTTCTCGTAATGAATGGTACTTTTCAACATCATCCACTAGTAGAAAAGGCGAACAATTGCAATCAAACCCAAAAGTTGCCTTAACGTTTTATTGGCCAGAAATGGGGAGACAGGTTCGGATACGCGGAACTGCTTCCGAAATGGCCACAGAGGAAAATTCAAAAGATTTCTTGGAAAGGTCAAGCGAGGCTCGGGCTCTAGCTTTACTAAGAAAACAAAGCAAAGAAATGATACAACGCGAAGATCTGGATGAAGCATTATTGGGAACGAATGAATGGTTAAAACAAAACCCCAATATGGTAAGCCCAAACTGGAAACTGTTTGCTGTCCTTGCAGATGAGGTGGAATTTTGGCAAGGGGATCCAGGCCGCAAACACAAAAGGGTACAATATCTTCGTAATGGTGGTCATTGGAATCATCGTTTGTTATGGCCTTGA
- a CDS encoding GNAT family N-acetyltransferase — protein sequence MTNDENIVLIKADLDQIDLVAELFDKYRVFYEQPSNVEEGKKFIRERMEHQQSVIFLAIEKQESFEKPLGFVQLYPSFSSVNLAKIWILNDLYVDQSARRMGVAKSLMQKAKEHALESGARELTLETASSNHKAQHLYELIGYEKDEKHFYYSLLIN from the coding sequence ATGACTAATGATGAAAACATTGTGCTTATAAAAGCAGACCTGGATCAAATAGATTTAGTTGCCGAACTTTTTGACAAATATCGGGTCTTTTACGAACAGCCATCAAACGTAGAGGAAGGAAAAAAGTTTATTCGTGAAAGAATGGAACATCAACAATCCGTGATTTTTCTGGCCATCGAAAAACAAGAAAGCTTTGAAAAACCATTAGGATTTGTGCAGCTTTATCCATCCTTTTCATCAGTCAACCTAGCAAAAATATGGATCTTAAATGATCTGTACGTTGATCAATCTGCGAGAAGAATGGGAGTAGCTAAGAGTTTAATGCAAAAGGCCAAAGAACACGCCTTAGAATCAGGTGCAAGAGAATTAACACTTGAAACAGCCAGCAGCAATCATAAGGCACAACATTTATATGAATTAATTGGGTATGAGAAGGATGAGAAACATTTTTATTATAGTTTATTGATTAATTGA